In the Spirochaetota bacterium genome, CCGCGCAGACGACGACCGACTTCGCCGTGGGGAGTATCCCCTGCGGGCTCATCATGATGGGGGCTTTTATCCAGCGCTCGATGTTCGAGACGCCGACAAGATCGCTTCCGATCTCTCGTGCGAACTTCTTTACGTCCAGTGTGAGTTTCATGTCTTTCATCGTACTGCTCCTGATGTATTTATTTTCTGTGCGAGCGAGCGTGCGGCTTCCCGCATCGCTTTTTCTATATGAACTTTGTGATCGCCGATATATCTGCTTGCCGGGAGAAAGACGCCGATGGCAAAGCGTGCGCTCCCGCTCTTTTCAATAACAGGAACGCTCAGCACGGCGGTCTCGTTCTTGACGCGTATGACGATGCCGTCTTGGCGTATCGTATCGAGCAATGCGATGACCTTTTCTTTTGTCTGTGCATGCTCACGTTCTTCCGATGTCGGGAGTCCGCGCGCTTTGATGACGGCACTGCGTGTCTCATCGTCGGAGAAGGCGAGCAGCATCCATGATGTTTCAAGACCGTAGAATGAACGAGCGCGGAAAACGTCCATGCTCACGGCCACTTCGCGGTCGGCATCCGCTTTTGCCACGGTATATCGTTCTATTCCGCGCAGCTCCGCGATGACCGCCGATTCCCGGATAGACACGGAAAGGTTCCGTATCGCGCTTTCGAGTACCGATGGATCGATATGCGATTTGAACGTGAGCACGGAAAATCGGTCCGAAAGGGCGTATATCCCGTCGGCATCCTTCACCAGATATCCCCGGTCCTTGAGCGATTTGAGTATATTGCTCGTGGTGTTCTTGGGGAGCTTGACCGCTTCGGCGATAAGCCTGAGGCCGGATGGCCCTTTTCCCAGGAATTCGAGGATGGTGAATGTTCTATCTATGACTTGTATCATATTCAATAATAGTGAACCATGTATAATAATATTGTACGACGAATATATGCATGAAACCAACGGAAGTCAAGCGGTGATCATCATTGATGAGGGGGGCATCTTAAGAGACTTTTGCGAAAAGACTATTTGCCAATAACGAAGGATAATGAGCATCAAAATTCAATTAGAATCGATGAGAACAGCGGGTTGCAGCCCGCTGTTCTCTATTTTCGCGACAGTTTAAAGGAGATTGACGCAGAATGGAATTCGTGTATAGTTCATCATCAGCAAGGCGACATCAGGAGTGTAGCGCCCATGATGCAGGAACTCATCAGGAAAAGTCGAAGCTATCGCCGCTTTGATGAAAGTCATGCGATCGATACGGCAACGCTCCGGAAGTATATCGACGGCGCGCGGCTTTCGCCGACGGGCGGGAACTCACAGCCGCTGAAATTCATGCTATCCAATACCCCGGAGCGCAATGCATTGATATCCCCGAACCTGCTCTGGGCCGCGCTTCTCAAGGAATGGGGCGGTCCGAAGGAAGGGGAACGTCCGAGCGCATATATCATCATTCTGCTTGATAAAGAGATAAAGAAAGACGCCGGCATAGATCATGGTATCGCGGCGCAAAGCATTATTCTCAGCGCAGCGGAAGAAGGGCTCGGCGGCTGCATGATAGGCAATGTGAAACGGATACCGCTTTCAAAAGCGCTTTCCATTCCGGACAGGTACGATATACTGCTCGTCATCGCGCTCGGGAAACCGGCGGAAACGGTCATTATCGATGATATTCCAACCGGCGGCGATACGAAGTACTATCGTACGGCGGACGGCGCGCATCATGTGCCCAAGCGCAAGCTCGATGACATCATACTTTCGTAAGAGGGGGCGGCTTCTGCACATGCGTGCATCACGATATTTGCTATTCGCATCCCTTTTCATTTTTCCATTGTCCGCACAGTCCGATGCTGTCTTCCACGTCGCACCGAAACCGCTTGCCGCTGATGCCGTCACCGAGGATTGGCCGATATTCTTAGGCCCGCGGCACAATATGACCTCACGTGAAACAAGGCTCGCAAGAACGCTGTCACCGAATGTGCCGCGCCTTGTCTGGGAAATACCGAAAGGTGATGGGTATGCTTCGCCGGTCATACACGGCGATCGGCTCATACTTTTCCATCGGGCGGGGAATGAGACCGTTGTGGATTGCCTTTCTGCGGCAATGGGAAAACGATACTGGCGTTTCGCATATGCTATGACCTATAAGGACCGGTATCGCAGGGATCACGGTCCGCGTGCAAGCCCGATGATCGATAATGGCATTGTGTTCGTCATCGGCGTCGAGGGCATGCTGCATGCGCTTGATTTGGCGAGTGGGGCAATTTTATGGAAGAAAGATATCATATCTGATTTCAAACTGAAACAAAATTTCTTCGGGGTCGGGGCGACGCCGCTTGTCGAGAACGGCATGCTCATCGTCAATGTCGGGGCGCCGGGCGCGACGGCGGCAGCTTTCGACTGCCGAACGGGAAAAATGATCTGGGCTTCCGGCAACGAGTGGGGGCCGAGCTATGCCTCGCCGATACCGACGACAATTCGCGGTGAGCGGCATGTGTTCGTGTTCGCAGGAGGGGAGAGTACGCCGCCCTCAGGCGGGCTTATCGATATAGACCCGGCGAGCGGGAGGATTCGCGCATCATTCCCCTGGCGCGGAAAAAAACGGGAATCAGTGAACGCGGCGAGCCCGCTCATCGACGGTGAACGAGTGTTCATATCAGAATGCTACGGCACCGGGAGCGCATTCTTTTCGATAACGCCGGACGGTATGAAACCGGTATGGACGAACGATTCCATCGGCGTTCATTTCATGACGCCTGTCATAAAGGAAGGATATCTCTACGGTGTTGACGGCCACGGGCCGGGGAATGCATTTCTTTTCTGCGCGGAGCTTGCGAGCGGACGCGAGCTTTGGCGTACGCAGCCGACGTGGAGCGAGGGCGCGGACGAGGATGCCGGGACATATCTCTGTTCGCTCTTGCAGGTTGACGGACGCATCCTATGTCTGGGGGAAGAGGGGCATGTGCTCTGGATAGACCTTTCGCCGGGCGGGTATCGCGAGCTCTCACGTTCCCGGCTGTTCCATGCGAACGAGACATGGACGCCGCCGGTGATAGTGCGCGGGCTTCTTTATGTCTGTCAGAACAGGCGCGGGAAGGACGGCACATCGATGCGGCTCTTGTGCTATGATATGCGGGATACGCCGTGAAGGCGCAGCGGCGATAATGAGAAAAGGCCGCCCGCACAGCGGACGGCCTTTTCTTTCGGAAAAGCGGAGGTTTAAAAACGATAGATCGCTTCGATCCCCCAGTTCGCTGTATTCATGATGTCGGCACCGGCACCAAGTACGCTCAGATTCAGATCGATCTGAAGGTCCTTGATCGGAGTAAAGCTCAGTCCTGCCGAGAATATAGTGTTCAATGTCGACGTATACGTTGACGATGCGCTTGCGGTTTCGGCCTTTGGGCCAGTGTAATTGGTCGTCACCGAACCACCGCCTGTATTGGTTGATACGGAGATATACTGGAAATCGTCGACCTTCGATACCGTCGTGGTCGTCGTGCTGGTGAAGTTGTAGCTTACCGCCCCGCCAACGCGCAATGTAATGAATTCCGCCAGGGCGACTTCCGTATAGAGCGGCAGCGCAGCGCTTGCATTCCATGCGCCTATCGACACGGCTGACCTGTTATTGTTCGGGGTGGTGAGCGTTCTCGTATAGGTATTCGTAATGAACAGTGTAAAGTTCGTCGCTGCGTCCTCGTAACTGGTGTGCGTGTATCCTCCGGTAAGGTAGGCGCCGATACCCACTTTTATATTTTCGGTCACGCGCGCAAGCATGAACGGATATACCGTGGCAGTGATAGGTAGCGACATGTAGCCGCTGCGATACGTCACGTTCGATATCGCGTGCGTGATTTGTGTCGCAGCCAACATGATATTTGTCGTTGCTGCCCGATAATCAAGAGCGGCTGTGGTGGAGCCCATTATACTGCAGGCGATGTTCAGTTGTCCCATCAGTTCGAACTTTATGGTATCAGATGCCGAGATGATACGGACCATGGGGGCAATGCCGATACGATAGGTCCCAAAATCGCCGAGGCTGATCTGGTTGCTCGTATAGTTCGACATCGGGATGCGGAGAAGGGCTTCGTCGAAAACAAAGTTCGTGGGGGTAGGCATGAACTCATTGGAGGCATTTAGATTGTAATTCGTTCGCGCATTGTATATTCCGCCGGTGATGGGCAGATAGATCATCAGATCTCCCATCATCAGCGCCGGCGTGATCGTCAGTACATACGATGAGTTATTGATCATCCCGCCGTTATAATTCGTCGAAAGCCGGTTCGATATCATGCCGCCGGCCACCGCGGGTACTTCCAGCATGGTGCTGTTCGTTGGGGTGCCGGTCAAATTCAATGAGCCGCCGTATGCGTTCTGGTTCATGGCAAAGTTACCAAGTATGCCGAACTTCATGCCATCGAAACCTACAACGGCGTTCAAGCTGCGAACGGATGTATCGTTCCATGTGCCCGATGTCGTTGTCGTTATATTGGCGTTCGTGCCAATGCCTGCAAAATTCGTCAATAGCGTCGTTGTGATGGGCGAGCTTGACGACATGCTTTCTTTGTCCCGCAGATAGAAACCAAGGCGTACCGGGCCGGTAAGCCCTATGCCGGCGCCGAGATATCCCTGCGAGAAATTGAGATCGGCAACGTTCTTCTGTAATTTGAAAATAAAGAGCGGGTCTTGCAGATAATCCGTGTCGTTCCTCATCATGAACAGGCTGCTGTCATATTGAAGCGAAGCGAATGACGTCCCCGCGAGAATGCAGACCGCCATTACTGATGTGAGAATCTTTTTCATCTTCTTTTACTCCTGCTTTTCTTGAATTACGGGACAGTTACGTTCGTTCCTGTTAAAAAAAAAGATACCGCATATGCGAACGACATATGCGGTATCCATAACTTTCGCTGCGGACCTATTCGCTTATCGTCTTCATGATCTCTGCGATGGCTTTTGCATTAATATCCTTGCAGACATCGACGAAATTCGAGGTGTCTATCCGGCTTTTCGCCTCAAATTTGAGGAGGGGGCCCGATTCCACACGAGCGGACTTAGCCACAACACCTTTGTTCGCCCTGCTCTTGACATAGACCGTGACCTCTACGGCAACGGACGCTGTGCCATTATCGAACAGGAATTCCTGCGTTTTTTTCAGGATAGAATATTTCGCGTGAACGAATCCCACGCCATCGATGGTCGGCGGCAGGTCTTTTACCGCATTCGGCACATCGCCAGAATCTTCCTGCACCCGCGAATATCCTTCTGCTTCAACGAATGGTGCGAATGAGACCATCATCGGCTTCAAGGTGTCTTTTACCGATTTTGCGGAAAAAACGATATCTTCCGGGGCGAGTTGGAAGGGGAATCGTGCTTCCGGCGAACGCATGATATCCTTCAGATTATTTGCCACGGCCTTCATATCGAAATTCTCCGTCTTCCCCAGGTTGATCAGGGTGATGCCGCCGCTGTTCGGTTTGGGCAGGTCCGGCCGGTGAATGTCCGTGCCCACGGTCACGCTCAGCAATGCGACAGATTTGATCGACGGCAGCAGGTCTTTCTGATACGAGCTGCATCCCGCGATGATCATTGCCGCAATTCCGGCCAGTACGATCATGATCTTTTTCGATTTCATACAAAAACTCCTTGTCAATGATTTTGACAGGAAGATTCTATACTGCATCGGCATGTTGCCTATCGTACAAAGGTATGATATTTATCCACCGCCGCGGTCTCATACGAAAGTATGAGAATAAACGGCTTCGGAGAACCGCATCAGATACAAAATTGCTTGATGATGAAAATATAATGGCAATGGGTAGCGAAAATCCTGAAATTAATATATACTTCATTCGATCCTCAGTGTAAGGAAAATATCATGGCAGAACAGCAACCGCATCCGCTCAAAGAGATAAAGGTCAATATGGCATCGCTCTACCGTGAGGAGACGTTCTCCGATCTCGGTGTGGCGACCATTCGCGTGATGACACCGGTGAAACCGGACGGCACGAAGGACGCCGCACGAGCCGTGCTCTATACCGGACAGGCGAGCATCGTCACGGAAATGGGGCAGCTCCCGCTTTCGTTCGCTCTCGAAGCGGCAAGCGTCGAGGACGCGTTCAAGAAATTCCCCGACGGCATGAAGAAGGCCTTCGATGAGATGATGCAGGAGATACGCGAGATGCGCCGTGAGCAGCAGAACCGCATCGTCGTGCCGCGCGGCGGCATGCCCGATATGCCCCCCGCCGGCGGAAAGATACAGCTCAGATAATGTTCTCGTCTACTGACGGAACGACAGCGGCGGTCTTCCCGCATACCGCTTGAATGTCCGTTCGAAATTCGCGATATCATTGAAGCCGGCCTTCGCGCAGATGCGGCTTACATTCTCCTTCGTGGTCTCAAGCAGATGAATGGCGTACTGCACGCGTTTGCCGATGAGATACTGCTTGAACGGTTTTCCGGTGAAACGCTTGAACTGCTCGCTCGCATATGTACTGTTCAGTCCGCAGATGTCGGCGACCATACGGAGCGTTATGTTCTGCGTAAAATGCGCGTCAATATGTGCAAGCACCGCGCCCATCGGCCCGACGGCGCTTCGGTCCGTCCGCCCCGCCGAGAAGGACCGCTCGATGACCGCAAGAAGCTGCATGAGAAGCCCTGCGATCGCATTACGGTAGCAGGCGCGCGCGGCGGAGAATTCATCCTGCATCGCGTTGACGATCGCGATGGCCGCTGTTCGCTCCGCGCGGGCATAGGTATGTCCTCTGGCGCTGAGATAGAACGGCGCGAGCGGCGTGGATAACGGGGAAAGCGCGTTCGTGAAAAGATCGCCCGAGAACATGATATTGGTGATGAGGAGCGGCCCTTCATTGAGATGAAAGCCGTGGCGTTCGAACGGATTTATCAGTACGATATCGCCTGCGGTGAGCCGATGGTGTCCGTGCTCGAGCATATGCATCGCCGAACCCGAGCGCACGAGAAATATCTCATAGAAATCATGCGAGTGCAGCGGCAGCGACGGTTCTTCCACATCGATGATCCGGAACGGAAAATCCGCCGCGGCATATTCCGCCAGATGATAATGCGTCTTTATGTTCGCCGCCATCAGCCGCCCGCGATGCGCTTCAGCGCGGCAGCGATCGCATCCGCGAGAATATCATAGGTAAGCGATTCGCGGTAGGTGATGCTGAAGGCTCCGAAACCGAACGTGGTCCCCGAAACGGCGAGCGGTATGATGAGCACGCTCTGCGCTGCCGATTCGGTGATGATGCGTCCAACAGGAAGCGCTCCCTCGGGCAGGGCCGGCGCGTTCCCCCATGTCGCAATGACGGCGGCGGTCTCGGCGCACCCGCTGCTCGGTATCGGTGCGGGAAAACGCGCGATGAGACCGCTGTCAATGGTGAGGTAACCGGTACCGCCTTTGAGCGCAGCGGCAATGTCCGCTTCCGATCGTGCCGCATTGAGAGTACGCGTGAGCCATCGTATCGATCCGAGTTCCGTACGAAGCGTCGCCCCCGTGCCGACCTGGTGTGAAAGTATCTTTTCGCCGATATAACCGTGCACCTGAGCGACAGCCCGTTCGATCGTGCGCATGCTCCGTTCCTCGAAGAATTTCGGCGAGAGGTTCCCGGAGATGACAGCGAGTGCCTGGTACCACGCGGTGATGTCCCCGCCCGAACGTATCTCGGCAGAGAACATCGCGTGCATCGCTTCGAGGAAGACCTTCTCTTCCTGGTCGGAGGACAGCCCGCAGGAAAGCGCGGTAAGCGCGCTGTCAAGACCGGCGTAGATCGCCGTTTCGGAAAGCATCGAGCGTCCGAGCGCGGCCAACATCCCGGTGCGTACGGATTCCTTCCAGGCGTGCCTGTCATCATATTCGGCATCCGATCTGTTCTGCGCAACGGCGTTGAAACAGCCGCAGGATTTCCGGATGATAAGGTCGGACTGCAATGTGATATCGGCAGGGGTGTTCCCTGCAAGCATCTCGATGAGCTGATGTGCGGCGCTTTCACCGAGCTCTTCTATCTTCATCCGGACAGTACTGAGCGGTACCGCGTTATGGCGCGCGGCCTCGCTGTCGGCGTGCCCGATAAGGGCGTAATTCCTTCCCGACACAAGACGTTTCGATCTGAGATATTCCTCGGCGCCGAGGGCGGAGCTGTCGTTCGCGGCTATGACGGCATCGAAACCGCATCGCCGTTCTTCCCATAAAAGCTGTGCCGCCTTTTTGCCCATGACCGGGGAGAACGCCCCGTCGGCAACGAGCGAACCGTCGAACGGTATGCCGTTGCGCGCAAGCCCTTCCTTGTACCCTTCGAATCGACGTTCGGCTTCGTCGTTCCCGGGTGGTCCCTTGATGAAGGCGATGCGTTTATACCCGTGATGCGTGACAAGGTGATCGACAGCGGCGGCGATGCCGTTCCTGCTGTCGCTTATCGTCGCCGGTACATTGGGTATTTTCCGTGATATCGTCACGAGGGGCGTGCCGCGGAGCGGTTCGATGACCTTTGCGATGAGATTTTCGCTGCCGACGACTGCCCCCGCACCGGTGGCAAGTACGGCCGCAGCATCGAAGGTGCCGGCGAATGCGGCGCGCCAGCTTTCCCAATCGAACGTGGTCACCCCGTCGGTCAATTCGAAAGCGATCACCGGTGAACCGCGGCGAGCGGCAACGGTGCTCAGGCCCTTGAGTATGCGCATTGAGTATGTGCGGTCGAATTTGCCGGCAAGAAAGAACAGTCTCGGGCCGTTTTCTATCGGCGTTCCGATATTCGATTGGACAACCATCGTATTTCCTTGGGCATGGGGCCGACATGTCGCTTGAGAACACCCCGGATAGTATAGCAGTACCCGCGCGCGAGTCAAGCGACGCGGCGTCGGACGCGGTGCAGGATATCCGTACGCTTCCGCTACTTGTAATATGGAATTTCCATGGTAATATAGGCGTCAGTTACTGCGCATGAGACAATTCTTCATTATATTTGCCGCTGCGATACGTGAACGCTATACATGGTTCATCGGTACGCGTCCTGGGAAATGGGTCGCTCTCCGCCTTCGTACGCTCAAACGTTATTACGATGCGCTCACGATACGGCGTATTGAGCGTTTTTTCTTTGCCCTCGTCATGATCGGAGCTGTCGTTGCCGGGATATTCCTCGGCCTCCTTGTGGCGGCGGTGCGAACCCAGCCGGATATCGCGAAGCTCGAGAATTACCGGCCGACGTTACCGACGAAGATACTCGACGTGCGCGGTGAGACGATAGCGGAGATATTTGCAGAAAAACGTGACCTCATCGAATTCGACGATATACCCGCGGATCTCATCAATGCCGTCGTTGCCATGGAAGACAATGACTTCTATAAGCATATCGGCATCGATGTCTGGGGTATCCTTCGTTCGGTGGTAGTCGATGTGCTCACGCTCAGCAAGAAACAGGGGGCGAGCACGCTCACGCAGCAGCTTGCGAGGAACATCTTCCTCAGCCGCAGGAAGACGTTCTATCGGAAGATACAGGAAGCATGGTGCGCGCTGCAGATAGAACGAAAGTATACGAAAAAAGAGATACTTACGCTCTATTTCAATCAGATATTCTTCGGGCACTCGGCCTACGGTGTCGAGGCGGCGGCAAAATTCTATTTCGGCAAGCATGCGAAAAGCTGTACGCTCGCCGAATGCGCACTCCTCGCAACGCTCCCGAAATCCCCCAATGAATATTCGCCGGTGAACAATATCACCAAGTCCATGCGCCGGCACCGCCTCGTCCTTTCGCGTATGACGGACCTCGGTTTCATCAGCACGAAGGAACGCGACGAGTCGTATGAGGCGTTCTGGACGGAGTATCAGTACCGTATAAAGAAGAAAGGTGCAACCGCGTATTCCGACACCGATAACAAAGCGCCCTACTTCACCGAATACGTTCGGCAGGTGCTTGAGGCGAAATACAGCCCTGAGCGTGTCCGTAATGAAGGGTTCAAGGTCTACACGACGCTCGACTTGAAGAAGCAGGCCGCGGCCGCCGAGGCCCTTAAAAAGGGGCTCGATGAGCAGAACGAATTCTATGCCCGCTACAGCAAGGTGCTCGAAGAAGCGTTCGGGCAGACGCTCCTTGACAGCGTGGACCTCCTGACGACATTGTTCGGCGTGCCGGTGAACATCGGAGAAACGAAGATACAGTCGGGGCTGCAGAGCAAGCTCAATAAGGATGTGCTCCTCCCGCTCTATGAGGTATCGCTTATACTCGGCGTGAGCGACGTGAACGCCCTTGTGTATGAAGCGATGCAGGATGAGGACGATGATATTGCGAGAAAAGTGGAGGGGGCGCTCATCGCCATGGAGCCGCGCACCGGGCACATCGCAGTGATGATCGGCGGGAGCGGATTCACCCCGAACAATCAGGTCAATCGTGCTACACAGGGGCGCCGGCAGGCGGGAAGCGCGTTCAAGCCGTTCCTCTATTCATACGCCATACAAAGCAGGAAATTCACCGCGTCATCAGAGGTTATCGATGCACCGGTGGCATATCCCCTCGACGACGGGAATATGTGGGTGCCGGAGAACTATTCGGGCGATCACAAGGGCCCCGTGCCGCTCCGCTATGCGCTTAAGAATTCCATCAACGTCGTTTCCGTAAAAATCCTTGATGCGCTCGGTATCGATACGCTCATAAAGTTCGTTACGCCCATATTCAACGCCGAGACGCTGTCGATGCAGCGGCGCATGTTCCCGAAGAACCTGACGCTCGCGCTCGGTACCGGGGTCGTTTCTCCGCTCGAGCTCACCACGGGGTTCGCGGTGCTCGCGAACGGAGGCGAGGAAGTGCGTCCGCTTGCCATACGGTATGTGGCAGATCGTAATGATAATCTCATCGACAGCTTCGAGCAGGAACAGCAGAAGATGTATCACGTGAAGGGCGGGAAGAAGCGTCTTATCGAGCCGGAGGCCGCGTTCATCGTGACCGATATGCTCAAGGATGTCGTCACCGAAGGGACCGCATCCGCAGCTATCGAGAAAACGGGGTTCTCCCGCCCTGCCGCGGGGAAGACCGGTACGACGAGCGACTGGCGCGATGCATGGTTCATCGGCTACACGCCGCAGCTCGTGTCCTGCGTATGGATGGGCTTCGACAGGAACGAGCTCTCGCTCGGACGCGATAGAGCCGGCGGACAGATAGCCGCTCCGGTGTGGGGCGAATTCATGAAGAAGGCGCTCACTGGTACCCGATATATGGACTTCAAGAAGCCGCGTGAGGTGGTGTCCGTACGCGTCTGCAGGAAGAGCGGCGCGATACCGACGGAGTACTGCCGCAAGACGATCGATGAATACTTCATCCGCGGTACGACGCCGCTTGACGTCTGCTCGCGCTGTCAGCTCGACAAGGAACAGACGGACTGGAGCGACAGCGTGCTCGATAAGTATCATAGAAAATCCGATAAAAAACGTTCGCTCGATTTCGAGTTCTGACGGCGCATGCCACGCAGCGAGATAATCGTCGGCCATTTTGACGGCGCGCTCTTTACCTGGCAGGCCGAGTATGTG is a window encoding:
- a CDS encoding helix-turn-helix domain-containing protein; amino-acid sequence: MIQVIDRTFTILEFLGKGPSGLRLIAEAVKLPKNTTSNILKSLKDRGYLVKDADGIYALSDRFSVLTFKSHIDPSVLESAIRNLSVSIRESAVIAELRGIERYTVAKADADREVAVSMDVFRARSFYGLETSWMLLAFSDDETRSAVIKARGLPTSEEREHAQTKEKVIALLDTIRQDGIVIRVKNETAVLSVPVIEKSGSARFAIGVFLPASRYIGDHKVHIEKAMREAARSLAQKINTSGAVR
- a CDS encoding nitroreductase family protein gives rise to the protein MMQELIRKSRSYRRFDESHAIDTATLRKYIDGARLSPTGGNSQPLKFMLSNTPERNALISPNLLWAALLKEWGGPKEGERPSAYIIILLDKEIKKDAGIDHGIAAQSIILSAAEEGLGGCMIGNVKRIPLSKALSIPDRYDILLVIALGKPAETVIIDDIPTGGDTKYYRTADGAHHVPKRKLDDIILS
- a CDS encoding PQQ-binding-like beta-propeller repeat protein, which encodes MRASRYLLFASLFIFPLSAQSDAVFHVAPKPLAADAVTEDWPIFLGPRHNMTSRETRLARTLSPNVPRLVWEIPKGDGYASPVIHGDRLILFHRAGNETVVDCLSAAMGKRYWRFAYAMTYKDRYRRDHGPRASPMIDNGIVFVIGVEGMLHALDLASGAILWKKDIISDFKLKQNFFGVGATPLVENGMLIVNVGAPGATAAAFDCRTGKMIWASGNEWGPSYASPIPTTIRGERHVFVFAGGESTPPSGGLIDIDPASGRIRASFPWRGKKRESVNAASPLIDGERVFISECYGTGSAFFSITPDGMKPVWTNDSIGVHFMTPVIKEGYLYGVDGHGPGNAFLFCAELASGRELWRTQPTWSEGADEDAGTYLCSLLQVDGRILCLGEEGHVLWIDLSPGGYRELSRSRLFHANETWTPPVIVRGLLYVCQNRRGKDGTSMRLLCYDMRDTP
- a CDS encoding AraC family transcriptional regulator — its product is MAANIKTHYHLAEYAAADFPFRIIDVEEPSLPLHSHDFYEIFLVRSGSAMHMLEHGHHRLTAGDIVLINPFERHGFHLNEGPLLITNIMFSGDLFTNALSPLSTPLAPFYLSARGHTYARAERTAAIAIVNAMQDEFSAARACYRNAIAGLLMQLLAVIERSFSAGRTDRSAVGPMGAVLAHIDAHFTQNITLRMVADICGLNSTYASEQFKRFTGKPFKQYLIGKRVQYAIHLLETTKENVSRICAKAGFNDIANFERTFKRYAGRPPLSFRQ
- a CDS encoding substrate-binding domain-containing protein yields the protein MVVQSNIGTPIENGPRLFFLAGKFDRTYSMRILKGLSTVAARRGSPVIAFELTDGVTTFDWESWRAAFAGTFDAAAVLATGAGAVVGSENLIAKVIEPLRGTPLVTISRKIPNVPATISDSRNGIAAAVDHLVTHHGYKRIAFIKGPPGNDEAERRFEGYKEGLARNGIPFDGSLVADGAFSPVMGKKAAQLLWEERRCGFDAVIAANDSSALGAEEYLRSKRLVSGRNYALIGHADSEAARHNAVPLSTVRMKIEELGESAAHQLIEMLAGNTPADITLQSDLIIRKSCGCFNAVAQNRSDAEYDDRHAWKESVRTGMLAALGRSMLSETAIYAGLDSALTALSCGLSSDQEEKVFLEAMHAMFSAEIRSGGDITAWYQALAVISGNLSPKFFEERSMRTIERAVAQVHGYIGEKILSHQVGTGATLRTELGSIRWLTRTLNAARSEADIAAALKGGTGYLTIDSGLIARFPAPIPSSGCAETAAVIATWGNAPALPEGALPVGRIITESAAQSVLIIPLAVSGTTFGFGAFSITYRESLTYDILADAIAAALKRIAGG
- a CDS encoding PBP1A family penicillin-binding protein codes for the protein MRQFFIIFAAAIRERYTWFIGTRPGKWVALRLRTLKRYYDALTIRRIERFFFALVMIGAVVAGIFLGLLVAAVRTQPDIAKLENYRPTLPTKILDVRGETIAEIFAEKRDLIEFDDIPADLINAVVAMEDNDFYKHIGIDVWGILRSVVVDVLTLSKKQGASTLTQQLARNIFLSRRKTFYRKIQEAWCALQIERKYTKKEILTLYFNQIFFGHSAYGVEAAAKFYFGKHAKSCTLAECALLATLPKSPNEYSPVNNITKSMRRHRLVLSRMTDLGFISTKERDESYEAFWTEYQYRIKKKGATAYSDTDNKAPYFTEYVRQVLEAKYSPERVRNEGFKVYTTLDLKKQAAAAEALKKGLDEQNEFYARYSKVLEEAFGQTLLDSVDLLTTLFGVPVNIGETKIQSGLQSKLNKDVLLPLYEVSLILGVSDVNALVYEAMQDEDDDIARKVEGALIAMEPRTGHIAVMIGGSGFTPNNQVNRATQGRRQAGSAFKPFLYSYAIQSRKFTASSEVIDAPVAYPLDDGNMWVPENYSGDHKGPVPLRYALKNSINVVSVKILDALGIDTLIKFVTPIFNAETLSMQRRMFPKNLTLALGTGVVSPLELTTGFAVLANGGEEVRPLAIRYVADRNDNLIDSFEQEQQKMYHVKGGKKRLIEPEAAFIVTDMLKDVVTEGTASAAIEKTGFSRPAAGKTGTTSDWRDAWFIGYTPQLVSCVWMGFDRNELSLGRDRAGGQIAAPVWGEFMKKALTGTRYMDFKKPREVVSVRVCRKSGAIPTEYCRKTIDEYFIRGTTPLDVCSRCQLDKEQTDWSDSVLDKYHRKSDKKRSLDFEF